The following nucleotide sequence is from Mycobacterium sp. Z3061.
ACCACCCGGACTTCGCGACCACCGACCTGTCCACCCTGCGCGGGGGCTACCACCAGGTGCTGTTGCCGCCCGAGTTGCGGGCCGACGACCCATCGCTACGGGTGACCCAGTTGGGCATGACCGAAACATGCAGTTCGCACACCTGGTGGCCACCGCATGAGCCCGTGCCCCCCGGGAAGCGCGGTTCGCTCGGCGTGTCCGCGCCGGGATATCAGCACAAGGTCGTGGACGACTCCGGGGCCGAGGTGCCGGATGGCACCGTGGGCGAGATCTGCGTGCGTGGCGTGGCCATGATGCGCGGGATGGTCGGTCGCCAAAGTACTGAACTCTTCGATTCCGATGGTTGGTACCACACCAGAGATGCCGGATACCGCGACGAGGACGGACATCTGTACTTCACCGGGCGCACCGACGACATGATCAAGACGGCGGGCGCGAACGTTGCGCCGGTCGAGGTGGAGGCAGTGATCAGCCGGGTCGACGCGGTGCGGATCGGCTACGTCGTGGGCGTTCCCGACCCAGACAGAGGCGCACTCGTCTGTGGGATAGTCGTATGCAACGAGGGCCAGCAGGTGACGTCACGGGATTTGGTCGGCGCGTGCCGAAAAGAACTGGCCGCCTACAAAGTGCCGAAGCGATGGGTGATTCTGCCTGATGCCGAACGGTTGCCCTACACAACTACCAACAAGATCGACAAGAAGCTGTTAGTGAAGCTGCTGGAGTCTGGGTCGCTGGCATGAGGAGCGATCCAGTGGACCTGGCAGCGCGGATCGCGCGACTGGAGGCGCTCGACGAAATCAGGCAACTGGCGGCGAAATACGCCGTCGCACTGGACATGCGCGACTTCGACGCTCTGGTGAATCTGTTCATCGACGATGTCGGTGTTCCCGGCGGAAAGCACGGCCGGGCAGCGATGCGCGAGTGGTACGACACGCAGATCAGGCAGGTGCTGCTGGGCAGTGCGCACGGCATTCTCGGCCACATCATCGACGTGCATGATGCGAACCGGGCTACCGGACTCGTCTACTCTCGCAACGACCTGGAGACCGAGTCGACGTGGGTCATTGAGCTGTTGGCCTATCTCGACAGCTATGAGCGGAGAGAGGGGCGCTGGTACTTCGCGCGACGTACACCCTTGTTCTGGTATCAGAGCGACATCACCGACCCGCCGCTGGGTCCCCAGAAGTTGCGCTGGCCGGAATCCCCCTGGCAAGAAGGCGCTTTCCACGATGCCTTCCCATCATGGCAGGATTTTTGGGACGCCGAGCCCGGTCGCTTCGATGCGCCGGTACCCCCTCCTGCCGCCGTCGGGACATGGCTGAGCACGCTACGCCGGGGTAGCACCGCGCCACGGGTGAACCCAACCGGGCGTGCCGCATCGGAGGCTTGATATGTCCAGCGATACAACAGGTTTGACTTTCACCGAGGAACAGGATGAGCTGCGCCGCACTGTGCGTTCCTTTCTGGAAAGCAAGGCCGGTGAGGACGCCGTGCGCCAGCAGCTGGATTCCGAATCGGGTTACGACCCGGCGGTGTGGCGTCAGCTGTCGGGTCAGCTCGGGCTGGCGGCGCTGGCCATTCCCGAAGACTATGGTGGTCAGGGCT
It contains:
- a CDS encoding nuclear transport factor 2 family protein → MDLAARIARLEALDEIRQLAAKYAVALDMRDFDALVNLFIDDVGVPGGKHGRAAMREWYDTQIRQVLLGSAHGILGHIIDVHDANRATGLVYSRNDLETESTWVIELLAYLDSYERREGRWYFARRTPLFWYQSDITDPPLGPQKLRWPESPWQEGAFHDAFPSWQDFWDAEPGRFDAPVPPPAAVGTWLSTLRRGSTAPRVNPTGRAASEA